Proteins encoded within one genomic window of Burkholderiaceae bacterium:
- a CDS encoding transposase, whose product MARLPRLTLAGCAHHVIQRGNNRQQVFASADDYLAMLDLLREQGRRFDVAVHAYVLMSNHFHLLATPGTNDGIPRMMQAIGRSYVRRFNDAHGRSGTLWEGRYRSTLIQTERYLLACMVYIDMNPVRAGLVAAPADYPWSSHGHYVGLRSEPLLTPHPLYWALGNTPFAREAAYAELVHAGLSRERQAALSESVLRGWALGEPTFVADLQRRTGRRVSRASAGRPRRPTPN is encoded by the coding sequence ATGGCCCGCCTGCCTCGACTGACCCTTGCGGGCTGCGCGCATCATGTGATCCAGCGTGGCAACAACCGCCAGCAGGTGTTCGCGTCGGCGGACGACTACCTCGCGATGCTGGATCTGCTGCGCGAGCAGGGTCGCAGGTTCGACGTCGCCGTTCATGCATACGTGCTGATGAGCAACCATTTCCATCTGCTCGCGACGCCCGGGACGAACGATGGAATCCCCAGGATGATGCAGGCGATCGGTCGCAGCTATGTGCGCCGATTCAACGATGCCCATGGCCGCAGCGGCACGCTGTGGGAAGGGCGCTACCGGAGCACGCTGATCCAGACCGAGCGCTACCTGCTCGCCTGCATGGTCTACATCGATATGAATCCGGTGCGTGCGGGCCTGGTCGCGGCGCCGGCCGACTACCCCTGGTCCAGCCACGGCCACTATGTCGGGCTGCGCAGCGAGCCTTTGCTCACGCCTCATCCGCTGTACTGGGCGCTCGGCAACACGCCGTTTGCGCGCGAAGCCGCCTATGCCGAGCTGGTGCACGCCGGCCTGAGCCGGGAGCGGCAGGCGGCGCTGAGCGAATCCGTGCTGCGCGGCTGGGCGCTCGGCGAACCCACGTTTGTCGCCGATCTGCAACGGCGTACTGGGCGGCGCGTGAGTCGCGCGTCTGCAGGACGCCCCAGGCGGCCCACGCCGAACTAA
- a CDS encoding putative MFS-type transporter: protein MTEGPDSRGVRPALLVVLAGVSAALHVGKLPPAIPVLRETLGVTLVEAGFLLSLVQFAGMTLGLAVGLAADGLGLRRCMVVGLIVLSAASLLGGWAHDAATLLVLRAAEGFGVLVATVPAPSLIRQLVPARGLAVMLGLWGTYMPFGAALALLIGPAFIAAWGWPAWWWLLSAPSFVMALWLLRAVPADGVRRRQASASAGARSAPLPGWPQRLRQTLAAPGPWLVAGCFAVYSSQWLAVVGFLPSIYAQAGFSGAATGALTALAAAINMVGNVASGRLLQRQAPAPALLAIGYIVMTAGTIAAFAAWHGASLPPLLRYLAVLLFSMVGGVIPGTLFSLAVRLAPSEHAVSTTIGWVQQLSSLGQFLGPPLVGWVAGRAGGWQWTWAVCGGCSLLGLLMAGRIARLLRTPAHAH, encoded by the coding sequence ATGACCGAAGGGCCGGACAGTCGCGGAGTCAGGCCGGCGTTGCTGGTGGTGCTTGCCGGCGTCAGCGCCGCGCTGCACGTGGGCAAGCTTCCACCCGCAATTCCAGTGCTGCGTGAAACCCTGGGGGTGACGCTGGTCGAGGCCGGCTTTCTGCTGTCGCTGGTGCAGTTCGCTGGCATGACGCTTGGCCTTGCGGTCGGGCTGGCCGCCGACGGGCTCGGCCTGCGGCGCTGCATGGTCGTCGGCTTGATCGTGCTGTCGGCCGCGAGCCTGCTTGGAGGCTGGGCGCACGATGCGGCGACGCTGCTCGTGCTGCGTGCCGCCGAGGGCTTTGGCGTGCTGGTGGCCACGGTGCCCGCGCCCAGCCTGATCCGGCAACTGGTGCCGGCGCGCGGTCTCGCGGTGATGCTCGGGCTGTGGGGAACCTACATGCCGTTCGGCGCCGCGCTCGCGCTGCTGATCGGGCCGGCGTTCATCGCCGCCTGGGGCTGGCCGGCCTGGTGGTGGCTGCTGTCGGCCCCTTCCTTCGTGATGGCGCTGTGGTTGCTGCGTGCGGTACCGGCCGACGGCGTACGGCGCCGGCAGGCGAGCGCCAGCGCAGGTGCGCGTTCGGCGCCGTTGCCGGGTTGGCCGCAGCGTCTGCGCCAGACACTCGCCGCGCCCGGGCCCTGGTTGGTCGCGGGCTGCTTTGCGGTTTATTCCAGCCAATGGCTTGCGGTGGTCGGGTTCCTGCCGTCAATCTATGCGCAGGCCGGCTTTTCGGGCGCGGCGACCGGCGCGCTGACCGCGCTCGCGGCTGCGATCAACATGGTGGGCAACGTCGCATCCGGCCGGCTGCTGCAGCGGCAGGCTCCGGCACCGGCGCTGCTCGCTATCGGTTACATCGTGATGACGGCAGGGACGATCGCTGCCTTCGCCGCCTGGCACGGCGCATCGTTGCCGCCGCTGCTGCGCTACCTGGCGGTGCTGCTGTTCTCGATGGTCGGCGGGGTGATTCCCGGCACCTTGTTTTCGCTGGCGGTGCGGCTTGCGCCGAGCGAGCATGCGGTCTCTACCACGATCGGCTGGGTGCAGCAGCTGTCGTCGCTGGGGCAGTTCCTGGGGCCGCCGCTGGTGGGCTGGGTTGCGGGGCGGGCGGGAGGCTGGCAATGGACCTGGGCCGTCTGCGGCGGCTGCTCGCTGCTGGGGCTGCTGATGGCCGGCCGGATCGCGCGACTGCTGCGCACGCCGGCGCACGCGCACTGA
- a CDS encoding Deoxyguanosinetriphosphate triphosphohydrolase produces the protein MGAVIRLAGQLGDEPGRSVTRRLADYASRAECTRGRRHAEPAAPTRSEFQRDRDRIVHSTAFRRLVYKTQVFLNHEGDLFRTRMTHSLEVAQLARSIARPLGLDEDLVEAIALAHDLGHTPFGHAGQDALNDCMQGHGGFEHNMQSLRVVDRLEQRYPAWDGLNLSFETREGILKHCSRAAAEMLEAAEPGGVGRRFLERTQPSLEAQLCNLADEIAYNAHDIDDGVRSGLITLEQLEVVQLFDVHRAAALAQYSKLSGRRLLYESIRRMLSTQVYDVIDATRAALSRARPANADEVRALPPLVAFSDVMRRDSAPLKQFLFRNLYRHPRVTETTDLAQQVVRELFAAYRAEPAQMKADFAARPDSARAVADYIAGMTDRFATHEHHRLTGRSLFA, from the coding sequence ATGGGCGCGGTCATTCGGCTTGCTGGGCAATTGGGTGATGAACCCGGACGCTCAGTAACGCGTCGGCTGGCAGACTATGCCAGCCGTGCCGAGTGCACGCGCGGGCGGCGGCATGCGGAACCGGCAGCGCCGACCCGCAGCGAATTTCAGCGTGATCGCGATCGCATCGTGCATTCGACAGCGTTCCGCCGGCTGGTCTACAAGACGCAGGTGTTCCTCAATCACGAGGGCGACCTGTTTCGCACGCGCATGACGCATTCGCTGGAAGTCGCGCAGCTCGCCCGTTCGATCGCACGGCCGCTCGGCCTTGACGAGGACCTGGTCGAGGCGATCGCGCTGGCGCATGACCTCGGGCACACGCCGTTCGGCCATGCCGGGCAGGACGCGCTCAACGACTGCATGCAGGGGCATGGCGGGTTCGAGCACAACATGCAGAGCCTGCGCGTGGTCGACCGGCTCGAGCAGCGCTATCCGGCCTGGGACGGCCTGAACCTGAGCTTCGAGACGCGCGAGGGCATTCTCAAGCACTGCTCGCGCGCTGCCGCGGAGATGCTGGAGGCTGCCGAGCCCGGTGGGGTCGGCCGGCGCTTCCTGGAGCGGACCCAGCCCAGCCTCGAGGCGCAGCTTTGCAATCTGGCCGACGAGATCGCGTACAACGCCCACGACATCGACGACGGCGTGCGCTCCGGGCTGATCACGCTCGAGCAGCTCGAGGTGGTGCAGCTGTTCGACGTGCACCGTGCGGCGGCGCTTGCGCAATACTCGAAATTGAGCGGCCGGCGCCTGCTGTACGAATCGATCCGGCGCATGCTCAGCACCCAGGTGTACGACGTGATCGATGCGACCCGCGCCGCGCTTTCGCGGGCAAGGCCGGCGAACGCGGACGAGGTTCGCGCGCTGCCGCCGCTGGTCGCGTTCAGTGACGTGATGCGCCGCGATTCGGCCCCGCTCAAGCAGTTCCTGTTCCGCAACCTGTACCGCCATCCGCGGGTGACGGAAACCACCGACCTGGCGCAGCAGGTGGTGCGCGAACTGTTCGCTGCGTACCGGGCCGAACCGGCGCAGATGAAGGCCGATTTCGCCGCGCGTCCCGATTCGGCCCGCGCGGTGGCCGACTACATCGCCGGCATGACCGACCGGTTCGCGACGCACGAACATCACCGGTTGACCGGGCGCAGCCTGTTCGCATGA